The DNA window CTACTATAACCATAGGCTTTGTCATCTTTCTAAGCGTTATAACAAGGTTTCGTAGTGCATCATCTGATATCCTTGGAAGCTCAACATCATTAACATTAAGCTTCTCTAACGCGGCCTCGACCTGAGGCCTGGTTATACCGAACCCGGAAACCCTCTGCGAAAACGCCCCCACAGGGTCCTTGAGGGCACCCACGGAGGCCAGCCTGACGAACTTGTCCCAGTCGCTCTTTATAGAGCTGTACATCCACTCATCAAGCTCAAAGGTGACGAAATTTACTTCCTCCACAGGGTCATAGGAGCCCGGCTCAGCAGGGGTCCCTTCAGACGTGGTTGAGCCGCTGGCGTCTACAATCAGCAGAAAGACGTCAGCCCTCCTCAGGTCATCAAGGAACTTGTTGCCTAGGCCCCTACCTTCATGCGCGCCCGGTATGAGGCCGGCCACGTCCATTAACTTCACAGGTATGTAGCGGTAGCCCATTATGCAGGCGCTGTTGGAGGCGTCACATCTGGGTAGGCCGAGTTCTACGTGGACGCACTTTTTCCTGGCATAGCCTATCCCTACGTTGGGCTCTATTGTGACGAACGGCCTGTTCTCTATGGGCACCTGAATGCCCGTGGCTGCGGAGAAGAACGACGACTTGCCGACGTTAGTCTTACCTACTATGCCTACGAGGGCGTTAGTAGGCTCCACGGCCCTTCATCTAAATTATATGGTTAGCCTTAGGGATCTTAAGGTTTCTAATCACGTTAGCCTGTTTACCGGTTTTTGCTAAAACTAACTTCAAGCTAACCCTCTTTCTTGGAGCTCTCAGCGGTCACGTTAAATTTTGAGAGATCGTCAATAGCTTTCTTGCACGACTCCACTACTTCTGGACAATTAGAGTACGCCTCAGACGCCTTAGAGAGTAGCATCAGTAGAGCGTCCTTAACAAGCCTTAACGCCTCAGGCGAGTCCTTTAGCTCGCTGAACGCCAGCTCAATTAGACTTCTCCACTCAGGGCTCTCTAAGTACTTTGCAAGGTTTGCAGGATTGCCCCCATAGACGCTGAAGTCATACTTTATCTCACCGTTAATTATATTCTCCTTTATGTTAAGTAGCACCGTAATAGCTTTCTGTTGTAACCTCTTCAGCTCATCGGCGTTCTTCGCCGTTATAGGCGCTTTACCGCTATCTATGTTGCTCATAGCTGTCGCTAGGACAGGGTTAGCTACGTGTCTAAGGAAGTCCAGTTTAGCCTTACACTCACTCACAGGCGCTCCCTGTTTCACTGTCAGGCAAGGGCTCTTTAAGAGCGCAGGAGTTGTTCTCTGGGGAAGGCTCTATAATTTTATTAAAAATATTTATATAAAATTATTTTTAAAGGATAGCGCAAGTTCTAAAAGCCTTCCGGCCTAGAGGACCAAAGGGCCAGGAAGCTTGGGCTTAAGTGGTTCTGAGGGGAGGCGGGATCAGCGCGCTAGGGCGCTCAGCGACCCTAAGGTTAGGGTTGCACTGTTCCTCGTAGGCCTAGCAGTTGTGGCCCTCGGGTCCTATTATGTTGCTGCTAAGGCCACATGGAACGCCTCTCACATAGGGGGAGGAGGCTATGACAACGCCTATATAAGTGATGAGATATACTATGTTGACGCGGCCAGAAGAATTCTCGTAAACGTTTTTGGATATCATGGAGAGCTGTTCCCATACAGCGGCGAGACGGCCTCTAATTATTACAACTTCGAGCATCCGCCCCTGGGGAAGTATATAATAGCTCTGTCTATGGCGCTTTTGGGTGACAAGCCGTTCAACTGGAGGGTTCCAAGTATAGTTATGGCTTCCTTAATACCGTTGATAATCTACGTTGGGCTGGCGTGGGGCAGGGACACAAGGTGGATAGTAATAGGAACGGTAGCAGGCCTTGCAGCGTCGGCGGACCATATACTTATAGTGATGGGATCAGTAGCCATGTTGGACATATACGCAGCCTTCTTCCTGTCATTGGCTATCGTGAGTGCGTTTAGAGAGCGCTTCTACCTCTCAGCGGTTTTTGAGGGGCTGGCTTGGGCTTCAAAAGAGACTGCGCTGCCCGGGGCCCTGGCCCTTCTAATTCTCATATTGGCGCGCAGCCCCAACAGGGCTGGTGTCATAAAGTTCCTAAAGGCTTTCATAATAGTTCTTGGAGTATTTATAGTGGCATATATACCACTCTTTGCACACTTCGGAGTTATGTATGTTATTCAACAGACCCTGGGAGGCTATAAATGGGACCTCGTAAGCCGTCCTCCAGGGCCGCCTGCAAGCGCCCCAAGCGGCTGGTTCTTTAACGTGAACCCCTTCGTGCTCTCGTACTCGCCGCTCCTAGAGGCCTCAATGACAGTTCCCCTAGAGCTTACAGCCCTCGGGGCCGCGATTGCTATCTTCGTCGTAGGCCTGGGCAGGGATAGGAGGCTCCTGCGGGCCGGAAGCACCTTCTTCGTATCGGAGTTCGTGGGGCTTTGGGCGGTTTACCTAGCTGGTAATCATACGCTCTACAGCTTTTACTCAGTAGTCTTTACACCAGCGATGGCTGTTACCTTAGCTGAAGTCCTGGACATATTATCAAATCAAATAAAATTATTTTAGATTTGTTCTATATATAATACGTGTTACTGCTTATAAACTCTCAGAGTCTATAATAATGTAAGAGGCGACCTACTGTGGTAAATCCTAGCGTTGTCAAAAGGGAGCCGCTAGTACAGAAGGTAAGGGCAAGGATACTAAAGGAATATGATAATATGAAGATACAGCTGATAAACGAGGGTGAGCTGCTTGTAATAACTGCCCTTGACGACTCAGACGTAGAGAGGCTTGTGCTAATTGCCCTTGACGAGGCTAAGTCCCCTGTGAGCTGGAGGGAGCTTAAGGCGATATTCCAGGGCATAGTAGGTGAGGACAGGCTGAGGAGAATTCTGGGCAGCCTTAAGGCAAGGAATGCGATAGCCGAGTTAACTCATACAAGGTACAGCCTACCCAACTACGTGCCTGAGCTTGAGATGAACAAGGTCAAGAACCCGTTAGTCTTCAGGCGCGCCAACGAGGAGCAGGAAGATGATATTCACGACAACAAT is part of the Acidilobus sp. 7A genome and encodes:
- a CDS encoding redox-regulated ATPase YchF, whose translation is MEPTNALVGIVGKTNVGKSSFFSAATGIQVPIENRPFVTIEPNVGIGYARKKCVHVELGLPRCDASNSACIMGYRYIPVKLMDVAGLIPGAHEGRGLGNKFLDDLRRADVFLLIVDASGSTTSEGTPAEPGSYDPVEEVNFVTFELDEWMYSSIKSDWDKFVRLASVGALKDPVGAFSQRVSGFGITRPQVEAALEKLNVNDVELPRISDDALRNLVITLRKMTKPMVIVANKADVPESAKNIERLKSTFSDVPVVPASALAELILRRLSTQGLVEYLPGDAEFKVKGVLDQRTQKAVNMIRELMERYGGTGVVQAINQALFKALNLIAVYPVEDFNKFTDRKGRVLPDVILVPRGTTAKRLAYTIHTELGDTFLYAINAKTKQRVGADYELRDDDVIKIVAAGARG
- a CDS encoding glycosyltransferase family 39 protein; translation: MGLSGSEGRRDQRARALSDPKVRVALFLVGLAVVALGSYYVAAKATWNASHIGGGGYDNAYISDEIYYVDAARRILVNVFGYHGELFPYSGETASNYYNFEHPPLGKYIIALSMALLGDKPFNWRVPSIVMASLIPLIIYVGLAWGRDTRWIVIGTVAGLAASADHILIVMGSVAMLDIYAAFFLSLAIVSAFRERFYLSAVFEGLAWASKETALPGALALLILILARSPNRAGVIKFLKAFIIVLGVFIVAYIPLFAHFGVMYVIQQTLGGYKWDLVSRPPGPPASAPSGWFFNVNPFVLSYSPLLEASMTVPLELTALGAAIAIFVVGLGRDRRLLRAGSTFFVSEFVGLWAVYLAGNHTLYSFYSVVFTPAMAVTLAEVLDILSNQIKLF